The following coding sequences lie in one Deltaproteobacteria bacterium genomic window:
- a CDS encoding L-seryl-tRNA(Sec) selenium transferase, producing MDSTRQDELRQLPAVDLLLRQLAAGEGRDLPRWALLRAVREALAERRAALLAGEPSAAELDLGVVAGRARSLLRPSLARVINATGVVLHTNLGRAPLAEAALDRLAEVARGYCNVEYVLGERRRGSRHAHARELLRELCGAEEALVVNNNAAAVVLCLASLAAGREVVVSRGELIEIGGSFRLPEVMAASGARLREVGTTNRTHPADYEGAIGEETGLLLKVHRSNFALTGFTAEVSSEELVALGRARGVPTMFDLGSGTLTDLGALGLPGEPTVDRVVAAGFDVVTLSGDKLLGGPQAGLIVGRAEPLARIRSHPLMRAVRPGKLTLAALEATLALYRDGTAVERVPALGRLSTSLAELERYARTVSGRLREALGAAWRVEVLHVAAPTGGGALPGASLPSVAVGLAHPERSVDALQAALQRGEPPVVARIEGERLLLDLRAVAESELEELARAVAGTFAERA from the coding sequence ATGGACTCGACGCGCCAAGACGAGCTCCGGCAGCTGCCGGCGGTGGACCTGCTCTTGCGGCAGCTCGCGGCCGGGGAGGGGCGGGACCTGCCGCGGTGGGCCCTGCTGCGCGCCGTTCGCGAGGCGCTGGCGGAGCGGCGCGCGGCGCTACTCGCGGGGGAGCCCTCTGCGGCGGAGCTAGACCTCGGGGTCGTGGCGGGACGCGCGAGGTCGCTGCTTCGACCGTCGCTCGCGCGGGTGATCAACGCCACGGGGGTCGTGCTGCATACGAACCTCGGGCGGGCGCCGCTCGCGGAGGCCGCGCTGGACCGCCTCGCGGAGGTGGCCCGGGGCTACTGCAACGTGGAGTACGTGCTGGGCGAGCGCCGGCGTGGGAGCCGCCACGCGCACGCGCGGGAGCTTCTGCGCGAGCTCTGCGGCGCCGAGGAGGCGCTGGTGGTGAACAACAACGCCGCGGCGGTGGTGCTCTGTCTCGCCAGCCTCGCGGCGGGGCGCGAGGTCGTGGTCAGTCGCGGCGAGCTGATCGAGATCGGCGGGTCTTTTCGTCTGCCCGAGGTCATGGCGGCCTCGGGGGCGCGGCTTCGCGAGGTGGGGACGACCAATCGCACGCACCCGGCCGACTACGAGGGGGCGATCGGCGAGGAGACGGGGCTCCTGCTGAAGGTGCACCGGAGCAACTTCGCGCTGACGGGCTTCACGGCGGAGGTCTCCTCGGAGGAGCTCGTCGCCCTCGGGCGCGCTCGAGGCGTGCCGACGATGTTCGACCTGGGGAGCGGCACCCTGACCGACCTCGGTGCGCTCGGGTTGCCGGGCGAGCCGACCGTGGATCGCGTCGTCGCGGCGGGTTTCGACGTCGTGACCCTCAGCGGGGACAAGCTGCTCGGGGGGCCGCAGGCGGGCCTCATCGTCGGTCGGGCCGAGCCCCTGGCGCGGATCCGGAGTCACCCGCTGATGCGGGCCGTGCGCCCCGGGAAGCTCACGCTGGCGGCGCTGGAGGCGACGCTCGCGCTCTATCGCGACGGCACGGCCGTGGAGCGCGTGCCGGCGCTCGGACGCCTGTCTACCTCTCTCGCGGAGCTGGAGAGGTACGCGCGGACGGTGAGCGGCCGACTGCGCGAGGCGCTCGGCGCCGCGTGGCGAGTCGAGGTGCTGCACGTGGCAGCGCCCACCGGGGGCGGTGCGCTGCCCGGGGCGAGTCTGCCGTCGGTGGCGGTGGGGCTCGCGCACCCGGAGCGGAGCGTGGATGCGCTCCAGGCCGCACTGCAGCGGGGGGAGCCTCCCGTCGTGGCGCGGATCGAGGGGGAGCGGCTGCTCCTCGACCTGCGCGCGGTCGCGGAGTCGGAGCTCGAGGAGCTTGCGCGCGCCGTTGCGGGCACCTTCGCGGAGCGCGCGTGA
- a CDS encoding GAF domain-containing protein: MNIQSLSALLAAILIFVIGWSVILRDRRHRQYVTFTILCFNLCFWYLSRFFVTTITSDVLVWAGQLFAVAIPTSAERFFRAFLADDPRRPHPMSRPVIVSTTIFYLVLFVSLFYPVYRSRFFTLPLLFFVFGSLYHCVYLIYQRQRSIASRPEATRLTYLLYGGATTISLAALDFVPHASLIFPTLGNVLTVVFMYFLSQTLFHYRLLDIKELLGKMVTLSTLVLILTVIYGLLLAWVGRDQPGVFFFNTVVASFVILVLFEQLRTRVEDRVNRWLFAEKYAFSRRLRVLTQDLANIIEARLAAARILAELEHSGRVTHVSIYLADSAGASYRLAGHVGPQPVDVLDGTTRRLFLERLRQSGLVTIEGLERELAVQTAENQEDAVVAVRNLLATMEDLFAAVCIPLVSDKQLLGILCLRDDRLREAYGTDELELLRSVAAQAAITLRNSQVYEQMKERDRLAALGQMAAGLAHEIRNPLGAIKGAAQLLKSDAPPDGQSAEKSAELGEYVEIIVEEVNRLDRVVSQFLGYARPDRGERQPLAINDVVFKTVQLLRSQAGEVELQTELAPELPEVRADPEQLRQVFLNLGINGIQAMDGKGTLRVETRLRRGFKRGAAARFVEVIFKDQGVGIPPETLSDIFIPFYTTKDGGTGLGLPICQRIVENHKGTIEVRSEPGRGSSFTVVLPAAEEPTGSVEVGELRRELDVERKAARNP; encoded by the coding sequence ATGAACATTCAGAGCCTCAGCGCCCTGCTGGCGGCCATCCTGATCTTCGTCATCGGCTGGAGCGTCATCCTTCGAGATCGACGCCACCGCCAGTACGTGACCTTCACCATCCTCTGCTTCAACCTCTGCTTCTGGTACCTGTCCCGCTTCTTCGTCACGACCATCACGAGCGACGTGCTCGTCTGGGCCGGGCAGCTCTTCGCCGTGGCCATCCCGACCAGCGCCGAGCGCTTCTTTCGCGCCTTCCTCGCCGACGATCCGCGGCGCCCCCACCCCATGTCGCGCCCGGTGATCGTCAGCACGACCATCTTCTACCTCGTGCTCTTCGTGAGCCTCTTCTACCCGGTCTACCGCAGTCGCTTCTTCACCCTGCCCCTCCTCTTCTTCGTCTTCGGCTCGCTCTACCACTGCGTCTACCTCATCTATCAGCGGCAACGCTCCATCGCGTCCCGCCCCGAGGCGACGCGCCTGACCTACCTGCTCTACGGCGGGGCCACCACCATCTCGCTCGCCGCGCTCGACTTCGTCCCGCACGCGAGCCTGATCTTCCCCACCCTGGGCAACGTGCTCACGGTGGTCTTCATGTACTTCCTCTCGCAGACCCTCTTCCACTACCGGCTCCTCGACATCAAGGAGCTGCTGGGCAAGATGGTCACTCTCTCGACGCTGGTACTGATCCTGACCGTGATCTACGGCCTGCTCCTCGCGTGGGTGGGGCGCGACCAGCCCGGGGTCTTCTTCTTCAACACCGTCGTGGCCTCGTTCGTGATCCTGGTCCTCTTCGAGCAGCTCCGCACGCGCGTCGAGGATCGCGTCAACCGCTGGCTCTTCGCCGAGAAGTACGCCTTCTCGCGGCGGCTCCGCGTGCTGACGCAGGACCTGGCGAACATCATCGAGGCCCGTCTCGCGGCCGCGCGCATCCTGGCCGAGCTCGAACACTCCGGGCGCGTCACGCACGTATCGATCTACCTGGCGGACTCGGCGGGGGCGAGCTACCGCCTGGCGGGGCACGTGGGGCCCCAGCCGGTGGACGTGCTCGACGGCACGACGCGGCGGCTCTTCCTCGAACGCCTCCGACAGAGCGGCCTCGTCACCATCGAAGGGCTGGAGCGCGAGCTGGCCGTGCAGACCGCGGAGAACCAGGAGGACGCGGTGGTGGCCGTCCGCAACCTCCTGGCCACGATGGAGGACCTCTTCGCCGCCGTGTGCATCCCGCTCGTCTCGGACAAGCAGCTCCTCGGCATCCTCTGTCTGCGCGACGACCGGCTGCGCGAGGCCTACGGCACCGACGAGCTCGAGCTCCTTCGCTCCGTCGCGGCGCAGGCGGCCATCACGCTGCGCAACTCGCAGGTCTACGAGCAGATGAAGGAGCGGGACCGTCTCGCCGCGCTCGGCCAGATGGCTGCCGGTCTGGCCCACGAGATCCGAAATCCCCTCGGGGCGATCAAGGGCGCCGCGCAGCTCCTCAAGAGCGACGCGCCCCCCGACGGTCAGAGCGCCGAGAAGAGCGCCGAGCTCGGTGAGTACGTCGAGATCATCGTCGAGGAGGTGAACCGCCTCGACCGCGTGGTCTCGCAGTTCCTCGGCTACGCCCGTCCGGACCGCGGGGAGCGGCAGCCGCTGGCGATCAACGACGTGGTCTTCAAGACGGTCCAGCTGCTGCGCTCCCAGGCTGGCGAGGTCGAGCTGCAGACCGAGCTGGCCCCGGAGCTCCCCGAGGTGCGCGCCGACCCCGAACAGCTGCGCCAGGTCTTCCTCAACCTCGGCATCAACGGCATCCAGGCCATGGACGGAAAGGGGACGCTGCGGGTGGAGACGCGCCTCCGACGCGGCTTCAAGCGTGGGGCCGCCGCGCGCTTCGTCGAGGTGATCTTCAAGGACCAGGGCGTCGGCATCCCGCCGGAGACTCTCTCCGACATCTTCATCCCCTTCTACACGACGAAGGACGGGGGGACGGGGCTCGGCCTGCCGATCTGTCAGCGCATCGTCGAGAACCACAAGGGGACCATCGAGGTGCGGTCCGAACCGGGACGAGGTTCCTCCTTCACCGTGGTGCTGCCGGCCGCCGAGGAGCCGACCGGCAGCGTCGAGGTGGGGGAGCTGCGCCGCGAGCTGGACGTGGAACGAAAAGCGGCGCGAAATCCCTAG
- a CDS encoding ATP-binding protein, with translation MSRAAISKDLVTAVARGLKMPGLVRVFEALARQAREEHWNFEEYLHEVLVAEQVSRRESAVRHRLREARFPETKTLDTFDFASSECVSAAQIAELARGDWIGRAENVIFVGPIGTGKTHLAIALGVEAARQRRRVLFQRAADLVRARLEARDARELGRFQRRLQRVELLIVDELGFVPFDRAGGELLFNLLTERYERHSVIVTTNLPFADWVKVFAGDEKLTTALLDRLAHHATVITTKGKSYRMRKRSGEEKAPEKTPVITPSTLPRTSRRA, from the coding sequence ATGAGCCGGGCTGCGATCTCCAAGGACCTCGTCACCGCCGTCGCCAGAGGGCTCAAGATGCCGGGGCTCGTCCGCGTCTTCGAGGCCCTGGCTCGCCAGGCTCGCGAGGAGCACTGGAACTTCGAGGAGTACCTGCACGAGGTGCTCGTCGCCGAGCAAGTCTCGCGCCGCGAATCCGCCGTACGCCATCGGCTACGCGAAGCCCGCTTCCCCGAAACCAAGACGCTCGACACCTTCGACTTCGCGAGCAGCGAGTGCGTGAGCGCCGCGCAGATCGCCGAGCTTGCCCGAGGCGACTGGATCGGGCGCGCCGAGAACGTCATCTTCGTGGGCCCCATCGGTACCGGCAAAACGCACTTGGCCATCGCGCTGGGCGTCGAGGCCGCTCGGCAACGCCGCCGGGTGCTCTTCCAGAGGGCTGCCGACCTCGTGCGCGCTCGGCTCGAGGCGCGCGACGCACGAGAGCTGGGTCGCTTCCAGCGTCGCCTTCAGCGCGTCGAGCTGCTCATCGTCGACGAGCTGGGCTTCGTTCCCTTTGACCGCGCTGGCGGCGAACTGCTCTTCAATCTGCTGACCGAACGTTACGAGCGCCATAGCGTGATCGTGACCACCAACCTGCCCTTCGCCGACTGGGTGAAGGTCTTCGCGGGCGACGAGAAGCTAACCACCGCGCTCCTCGACCGCCTCGCCCACCATGCCACCGTCATCACCACCAAGGGTAAGAGCTACAGGATGCGAAAGAGGTCCGGAGAGGAGAAGGCCCCAGAGAAAACCCCCGTCATCACCCCGTCGACCTTGCCCAGGACGAGCCGCCGGGCGTAG
- a CDS encoding 1-acyl-sn-glycerol-3-phosphate acyltransferase, with product MRPQDRERIQVEVVTRVVDRYVAEARRAPDGHLETLINDTLYHERRRLERENRKKKSTQAQLAFYQGIQRRLRHASPRDLRALLDELATAFVAEVVGNFNERVYQLSTRLIPSGLSVLLTAASPGRLLDPETYRGDVSDHVQLQGEVEHARGLLDRGTLIVVPTHLSNLDSVIMGYAAYLVGLPPLLYGAGLNLFTNPVISYFMRNLGAYRVDRKKSATLYKDVLKEYATCSLEMGYHNLFFPGGTRSRSGGVELKLKKGLLGTSAAAFVNNLRAGRPKPNLYVVPCTLSYKLVLEAETLIGDYLTEVGKSRYIIEDDEFSKPRRILNFLSNVVSLDAKIVVRFSEPLDIFGNRVDREGRSLDPHGRPVDPTSYVLSGGEPIHDEKRDAEYTNEVADEVVRAFLRDNVVMSTHLVAQALFGMLRRGNPELDLYRILATGGQTPSFSMHELYLETDRLIATLKTLPGGPRLAEELLTGDAQDVVGDALKHFAIYHTHAAAVRRGDRVFPEDRNLLLYYGNRLNGYDLGRRRSA from the coding sequence ATGAGGCCCCAGGATCGTGAGCGCATCCAGGTCGAGGTGGTGACCCGGGTCGTGGACCGCTACGTGGCCGAGGCGCGGCGCGCGCCCGACGGGCACCTCGAGACGCTGATCAACGACACCCTGTACCACGAGCGGCGTCGACTCGAGCGCGAGAACCGCAAGAAGAAGAGCACGCAGGCGCAGCTCGCTTTCTACCAGGGGATCCAGCGACGACTCCGGCACGCCTCGCCGCGCGACCTGCGCGCGCTGCTCGACGAGCTCGCCACGGCGTTCGTGGCCGAGGTGGTGGGGAACTTCAACGAGCGGGTCTACCAGCTCTCGACGCGGCTCATCCCGTCGGGCCTCTCGGTGCTCCTCACGGCGGCCTCTCCGGGGCGGCTGCTCGACCCAGAGACCTACCGGGGCGACGTCTCCGACCACGTCCAGCTCCAGGGCGAGGTGGAGCACGCGCGGGGGCTGCTCGATCGCGGCACCCTGATCGTCGTTCCCACCCACCTGTCGAACCTGGACAGCGTGATTATGGGGTACGCGGCCTACCTGGTGGGCCTCCCGCCGCTGCTCTACGGAGCCGGGCTGAACCTCTTCACCAACCCCGTCATCTCGTACTTCATGCGGAACCTCGGCGCGTATCGCGTGGACCGCAAGAAGAGCGCGACGCTCTACAAGGACGTGCTGAAGGAGTACGCCACCTGCTCGCTCGAGATGGGCTACCACAACCTCTTCTTCCCCGGAGGGACGCGCAGCCGGAGCGGTGGAGTGGAGCTGAAGCTGAAGAAGGGGCTCCTCGGCACCTCCGCGGCCGCCTTCGTCAACAACCTGCGGGCGGGTCGTCCGAAGCCCAACCTCTACGTGGTCCCGTGCACGCTCTCGTACAAGCTGGTCCTCGAGGCCGAGACGCTCATCGGTGACTACCTGACGGAGGTGGGCAAGTCGCGCTACATCATCGAGGACGACGAGTTTTCGAAGCCGCGCCGCATCCTGAACTTCCTCTCCAACGTGGTGTCCCTCGACGCCAAGATCGTGGTGCGGTTCTCCGAGCCGCTCGACATCTTCGGCAACCGCGTCGACCGCGAGGGGCGGAGCCTCGACCCCCACGGCCGTCCGGTAGATCCGACGAGCTACGTCCTCTCGGGCGGCGAGCCGATCCACGACGAGAAGCGCGACGCGGAGTACACGAACGAGGTGGCCGACGAGGTGGTGCGCGCCTTCCTGCGCGACAACGTGGTGATGTCCACGCACCTCGTGGCCCAGGCGCTCTTCGGCATGCTCCGGCGGGGAAACCCCGAGCTGGACCTCTATCGCATCCTGGCCACGGGAGGCCAGACGCCGTCGTTCTCGATGCACGAGCTCTACCTCGAGACGGACCGGCTGATCGCGACCCTCAAGACGCTGCCGGGGGGGCCGCGCCTCGCGGAGGAGCTCCTGACCGGGGACGCGCAGGACGTGGTCGGGGACGCGCTGAAGCACTTCGCCATCTACCACACGCACGCCGCGGCGGTCCGACGCGGGGACCGCGTCTTCCCCGAGGACCGGAATCTGCTCCTCTACTACGGCAATCGACTGAACGGCTACGATCTCGGGCGACGGCGTTCCGCCTAG
- a CDS encoding NAD(P)-dependent glycerol-3-phosphate dehydrogenase has protein sequence MDDTVAVVGAGNWGTTLAKVLAENGRRVLLWARSEPTVREINETRQNSRYLPNVWLPAGVEATTELEPVCRQAQVILLVVPSHGLRKVAYELGQFLTGDQLVVHATKGIEQETFKRMSEVLREETCVRKIGVLTGPNLAHELAERQPAGTLVASRYEEVFTRAYGVLHNNYFRVYHGHDVVGAEVGGAFKNIVALAAGVVDGLKLGDNTKALLLTRGLNEMARLGVAMGAKPLTFAGMAGVGDLMATCSSNRSRNHQVGARLAQGQSLEQIQAEMVMVAEGVRTTRAVYAFAQERRLDLPIVRAVHRMLYEGATLPQVIEELMSIPGGAEFGDWAA, from the coding sequence ATGGACGATACGGTCGCAGTCGTGGGGGCGGGCAACTGGGGGACGACCCTGGCGAAGGTGCTCGCCGAGAACGGTCGCCGCGTCCTGCTCTGGGCCCGGTCGGAGCCGACGGTGCGGGAGATCAACGAGACGCGGCAGAACAGCCGCTACCTGCCGAACGTCTGGCTGCCGGCGGGGGTCGAGGCCACGACGGAGCTGGAGCCGGTCTGTCGTCAGGCGCAGGTGATCCTGCTCGTGGTGCCCTCGCACGGCCTCCGGAAGGTGGCCTACGAGCTGGGGCAGTTCCTCACGGGGGACCAGCTCGTGGTCCACGCCACGAAGGGGATCGAGCAGGAGACCTTCAAGCGGATGAGCGAGGTGCTGCGGGAGGAGACCTGCGTGCGCAAGATCGGGGTCCTCACCGGTCCGAACCTCGCGCACGAGCTCGCGGAGCGTCAGCCCGCCGGGACCCTGGTGGCGTCGCGCTACGAGGAGGTCTTCACGCGCGCCTACGGGGTGCTCCACAACAACTACTTCCGCGTCTACCACGGGCACGACGTCGTCGGTGCGGAGGTGGGCGGCGCCTTCAAGAACATCGTGGCGCTGGCCGCGGGCGTGGTTGACGGGCTCAAGCTCGGTGACAACACCAAGGCGCTGCTGCTCACGCGGGGGCTCAACGAGATGGCGCGGCTCGGAGTGGCGATGGGGGCCAAGCCCCTGACCTTCGCGGGGATGGCGGGGGTTGGCGACCTCATGGCCACCTGCAGCTCGAACCGCTCGCGGAACCACCAGGTCGGCGCGCGCCTGGCGCAGGGGCAGAGCCTGGAGCAGATCCAGGCCGAGATGGTGATGGTCGCCGAGGGGGTGCGCACGACCCGGGCCGTATACGCCTTCGCGCAGGAGCGGCGGCTGGACCTGCCCATCGTGCGCGCCGTCCACCGCATGCTCTACGAGGGCGCGACGCTTCCGCAGGTGATCGAGGAGCTGATGTCGATCCCGGGAGGCGCCGAGTTCGGCGATTGGGCGGCGTGA